One bacterium genomic region harbors:
- a CDS encoding radical SAM protein, with translation MKILLISPPKMKTQDSPLIVFEEVPEYYPPLDLMSIAACLKKDYDVEILDAQVLNLSYEDIRQEIIAKFPNIIGIKTTIYTLLETIDVAKLIKEIDNSIHINLCGPHTHIFPEIINLPCIDSLIVGEEEIVFSQLVNSFHNLSQIKGIIYKENGQIIHSPSQEVIFNLDSLPYPAREMTPYKKYTINSNTIFTTILSSRGCPYDCLECHLPAFSKSFRTRNSVNVVNEIQECLKLGIQEFIFVDDVFTLNRKRVFELCDEIIRRNLKIKWRINARANNVDYSLVLKLKEAGCHWIHYEMTSGVQSMLDFLKKEITLKQIQYAIKVTQDVRITSSVDIILGLPAQTKEDVQATLRVVNKINPDFVNFLLNLPYIGPAGSKILMWTQETSLSHYYRHLNLFFDSNLEFPLHQNIDELITLLKLAYKKFYFRPGFFIKQSLTSHSYDVFKKRIKISFKVMGQ, from the coding sequence ATGAAAATCTTATTAATCTCTCCACCTAAAATGAAAACACAGGATTCCCCCTTAATTGTCTTTGAAGAGGTGCCAGAATACTATCCTCCGCTGGATTTAATGTCTATTGCGGCTTGTTTGAAGAAAGATTATGATGTAGAAATTCTGGATGCACAGGTCTTAAATCTGAGTTATGAGGACATTCGTCAGGAAATAATAGCTAAATTCCCAAATATTATTGGAATCAAAACAACTATCTACACATTATTAGAAACGATTGATGTCGCTAAACTAATAAAAGAAATAGACAATTCTATCCATATAAATTTATGCGGTCCTCATACTCATATTTTTCCAGAAATAATTAATTTACCCTGTATTGATTCATTAATTGTTGGTGAAGAAGAGATTGTTTTTAGTCAATTAGTAAATTCTTTTCATAATCTAAGTCAGATAAAAGGTATAATTTATAAAGAGAATGGTCAAATTATTCACAGTCCTTCCCAGGAGGTAATTTTCAATCTTGATTCTTTACCTTATCCGGCTCGGGAAATGACTCCATACAAAAAATACACGATTAATTCAAACACGATTTTTACCACGATATTAAGTAGTCGGGGATGTCCTTATGATTGTCTTGAGTGTCATTTGCCTGCATTTAGTAAGAGTTTTCGAACAAGAAATAGTGTAAATGTAGTTAATGAAATACAAGAATGTTTAAAATTAGGTATTCAGGAGTTTATCTTTGTTGATGATGTGTTCACACTTAATCGCAAACGGGTTTTTGAACTATGCGACGAAATCATAAGACGGAATCTAAAGATTAAATGGCGGATTAACGCCAGAGCCAATAATGTCGATTATAGTCTGGTATTAAAATTAAAGGAGGCAGGTTGTCATTGGATTCATTATGAAATGACGAGTGGTGTGCAGAGTATGTTAGATTTTTTAAAAAAAGAAATTACTCTAAAGCAAATCCAATACGCTATTAAAGTTACTCAGGATGTCCGAATAACCAGTTCTGTAGATATTATCCTTGGATTACCTGCACAAACAAAAGAAGATGTTCAGGCGACTCTCAGAGTTGTTAATAAAATTAATCCTGATTTTGTCAATTTTCTGCTTAATCTTCCATATATAGGTCCGGCGGGTTCAAAAATCCTTATGTGGACACAAGAAACCAGTCTATCTCATTATTACAGGCATCTAAATCTTTTCTTTGATTCTAATCTGGAATTTCCGTTACATCAAAATATCGATGAACTGATAACGCTATTAAAACTTGCCTATAAAAAATTTTACTTCAGACCAGGCTTTTTTATTAAACAGTCTTTAACTTCACATTCCTATGATGTGTTTAAAAAGCGGATAAAGATTAGCTTTAAGGTAATGGGTCAGTGA
- a CDS encoding MBL fold metallo-hydrolase, producing MEIIIIGSGTAIPTLKRASPAIFLKIENQNILIDSGSGTLRKLLEAQLDYLEIDYLLYTHLHPDHTIDFVSFLFACKNPVRLRENDLKVIGPVGFKDFYDRLLKVYGDWIIPQSYNLFLTEVRDNEIEFDNWRLKTMPIIHSENSVGYRFQTKNGKSVTISGDTDYCPQIVKLAQNTDLLILECAFPDEIKVEGHLTPYFAAKIARESNCKKLVLTHFYPLCDDYDLAEQCKKHYSGEFLLSEDLMRLNL from the coding sequence ATGGAAATAATCATTATTGGCTCAGGAACGGCTATCCCTACTTTAAAACGGGCATCGCCGGCTATATTTTTAAAGATTGAAAATCAAAATATCCTCATTGATAGTGGTTCTGGAACACTAAGGAAATTATTAGAGGCACAGTTAGATTATTTAGAAATTGATTATCTACTTTACACCCATCTTCATCCAGACCATACGATTGATTTTGTCTCATTCCTTTTTGCCTGCAAAAATCCAGTACGATTAAGAGAAAATGACCTGAAAGTAATCGGACCTGTTGGGTTTAAAGATTTCTATGATAGACTACTTAAAGTATATGGTGATTGGATTATCCCACAAAGTTATAATCTCTTTCTTACAGAAGTGCGTGATAACGAGATTGAATTTGATAATTGGCGATTAAAGACAATGCCTATCATCCACAGTGAAAATAGTGTTGGTTACAGATTCCAGACCAAAAACGGCAAAAGTGTAACTATCTCTGGTGATACAGATTATTGTCCGCAGATAGTTAAATTGGCTCAAAACACGGATTTATTAATTTTGGAATGTGCCTTTCCTGATGAGATTAAGGTTGAAGGACATCTTACCCCTTATTTTGCCGCTAAGATTGCCCGTGAGTCTAATTGTAAAAAATTAGTCCTGACCCATTTTTATCCTTTATGTGATGATTATGATTTAGCCGAGCAATGCAAAAAGCACTACTCAGGCGAATTTCTATTATCTGAAGATTTGATGAGATTAAATCTTTAA